Proteins found in one Brachypodium distachyon strain Bd21 chromosome 5, Brachypodium_distachyon_v3.0, whole genome shotgun sequence genomic segment:
- the LOC100836736 gene encoding protein trichome birefringence-like 2 codes for MAGWRKAWLSVLDRPGSSGGGGSTGSLQAHLNGILSPSSSSSSLATKRGGSGAGGGKRGGGHVSTKAVLACFSAVLVLAFFYVSITSGPTADGSFPSPSSSSGALLSSSNSSSPKKPLPPRPPIPSTEISSGGSAQQSSGSNATVEGPRRVPRNGGDWTTPGLDSGQPLPVLQQTAKEQGALLSDGNAAVAGSEGDPAVSNGTTRAQEPQEVLITAMPPPPPGPWRRADGASSTEKLIVGGASDEPADTDGAPGNSTYDTLSWGKEVGNTNASIVVDNVPPNSTRQAAALPSTAPPDQRKEDNKHSRHRRAYTARHKQRSTRRRKDIIFPVPEQEGAGAELHSDGAPDLAGANNNTSVALGPGNHRVVWTSGVQKNLVSFAKCDVFSGGWVREEGYAFYPPGSCPLIDDDFNCHKNGRQDTDFLNWRWQPSGCDIPRMNASDFLERLRGQRIIFVGDSLNRNMWESLVCTLRHGVRNKKSVYEASGKNQFKTRGYYSFKFRDYNCSVDFIRSIFLVKELVRESKNGTVLDAKLRLDELDATTPAYQTASIVVFNTGHWWTHSKTSKGLNYYQEGNHVYPSLEVMDAYKKALTTWARWVDKNVDPGRTQVVFRGFSLTHFRGGQWNSGGRCHRETEPIFNQTYLTEYPERMRILEQVLSRMKTPVIYLNISRLTDYRKDGHPSVYRVRYDTEEERMAAVMKQDCSHWCLPGVPDTWNELLYASLLQAGKGSWRL; via the exons ATGGCCGgctggaggaaggcgtggCTGTCGGTGCTGGACCGGCCCGGcagcagcggaggaggaggaagcaccGGCTCCCTGCAGGCTCACCTCAACGGCATCCTctccccgtcctcctcctcctcgtccctcGCCACCAAgcgaggcggcagcggcgccggcggaggcaagcgcggcggcggccacgtgAGCACCAAGGCGGTCCTGGCATGTTTCTCCGCAGTGCTGGTGCTCGCCTTCTTCTACGTCTCCATCACCAGCGGCCCCACCGCCGACGGCTCCTTCCCCTCCCCGTCTTCGTCGTCCGGGGCGCTCCTGTCGTCGTCGAACTCGTCGTCGCCGAAAAAGCCGCTCCCTCCCCGCCCTCCCATTCCTAGTACTGAGATTAGCAGTGGCGGTAGTGCCCagcagagcagcggcagcaatgCAACCGTGGAGGGGCCGCGGCGGGTGCCGAGAAATGGGGGGGACTGGACGACTCCGGGGTTGGACTCGGGGCAGCCGTTGCCGGTGCTGCAGCAGACGGCAAAAGAGCAAGGTGCTCTCCTTAGTGATGGAaatgccgccgtcgccggatcGGAGGGGGATCCCGCGGTCAGCAACGGCACCACGAGGGCCCAAGAACCGCAGGAAGTACTAATAACTgcaatgccgccgccgccgcccgggccGTGGCGGAGAGCGGATGGGGCCAGCTCCACCGAGAAACTCATCGTGGGCGGCGCTTCTGATGAGCCCGCGGACACCGATGGCGCCCCCGGCAACTCTACTTACGACACGCTGAGTTGGGGCAAAGAAGTCGGAAACACGAACGCCAGCATCGTCGTCGACAACGTGCCGCCGAACTCGACACggcaagcagcggcgctgCCGTCGACGGCACCGCCGGATCAGCGAAAGGAGGACAACAAGCACAGCCGGCACAGGAGAGCGTACACGGCGCGGCACAAACAACGCTCGACCAGGCGACGGAAGGATATCATCTTCCCGGTCCCGGAGCAGGAAGGTGCCGGCGCCGAGCTGCACAGCGATGGGGCGCCCGACCTGGCAGGCGCGAACAACAACACCAGCGTGGCCCTCGGGCCCGGTAACCACCGGGTCGTGTGGACGTCGGGCGTGCAGAAGAACCTGGTGTCCTTCGCCAAGTGCGACGTGTTCAGCGGCGGTTGGGTAAGGGAGGAAGGCTACGCGTTCTACCCGCCCGGGTCGTGCCCCCTCATCGACGACGACTTCAACTGCCACAAGAATGGCCGCCAGGACACCGACTTCCTCAACTGGCGGTGGCAGCCCAGCGGGTGCGACATTCCCAG GATGAACGCGAGTGATTTTCTTGAGAGGCTGCGAGGCCAGAGGATCATATTCGTGGGCGACTCGCTGAACCGCAACATGTGGGAGTCTCTGGTCTGCACTCTTCGCCATGGTGTCAGGAACAAGAAGAGCGTGTACGAAGCGTCAGGGAAGAACCAGTTCAAAACCAGAGGATACTACTCCTTCAAGTTCAGG GACTACAATTGCTCAGTTGATTTCATAAGATCAATATTTCTGGTCAAGGAGCTTGTACGTGAGAGCAAAAATGGTACTGTACTGGACGCGAAACTGAGGTTAGACGAGCTGGATGCAACAACTCCGGCGTATCAGACTGCCAGCATCGTCGTCTTCAACACCGGACACTGGTGGACTCACTCAAAAACATCAAAAGG GCTGAACTATTATCAAGAAGGCAATCATGTGTACCCCAGCCTTGAGGTGATGGATGCATACAAGAAAGCACTAACCACATGGGCTAGATGGGTTGACAAGAACGTTGACCCAGGAAGAACTCAGGTTGTATTCAGAGGATTCTCCCTAACACATTTCAG GGGAGGACAGTGGAACTCAGGAGGGAGATGCCACAGGGAGACTGAGCCAATATTTAACCAGACATACCTTACCGAGTACCCCGAGAGAATGAGGATCCTGGAGCAGGTTCTCAGCCGGATGAAGACCCCAGTGATATACCTCAACATCAGCAGGCTCACCGATTACCGGAAAGATGGTCACCCGTCGGTGTACCGGGTGCGGTACGACACTGAGGAGGAACGAATGGCAGCGGTGATGAAGCAGGACTGCAGCCACTGGTGCCTGCCAGGCGTGCCGGATACGTGGAATGAACTGCTGTATGCTTCGCTGCTCCAGGCAGGGAAAGGCTCCTGGAGATTATGA
- the LOC104585373 gene encoding uncharacterized protein LOC104585373 — MPKVLYRSYRLGFLFPLSPVQLTSRLLLHHPSGKFLISSAMAGGNLFSRALGYVINEFIVEGLANNRAFQRFAVRTNKTIEGLTSKAKEVREEVSEQWRDVHGHDDHFKR; from the exons ATGCCCAAAGTCCTATATAGATCTTACCGACTTGGCTTCCTCTTTCCCCTATCTCCTGTTCAATTGAccagccgcctcctcctccaccatccCTCTGGAAAGTTCCTCATCtcctccgccatggccggagGTAACCTGTTCTCGAGGGCGCTGGGGTACGTCATCAACGAGTTCATCGTCGAGGGCCTCGCCAACAA CCGTGCGTTCCAGAGGTTTGCTGTGAGGACCAACAAGACTATTGAGGGTCTTACATCTAAAG CTAAAGAAGTGAGGGAGGAGGTATCGGAGCAATGGAGGGATGTTCACGGGCATGATGAT CATTTCAAGCGGTGA
- the LOC100837048 gene encoding isocitrate dehydrogenase [NADP], which translates to MRHLLLPRRLIPMAPLPSSAATKALLLNPAPVPARGRLHSPLACLPAPGGRSFRGASLRCYAAAAAVAEHQRIKVQNPIVEMDGDEMTRVIWKMIKDKLIFPYLELDVKYFDLGVLNRDATDDKVTVESAEATLEYNVAVKCATITPDETRVKEFKLKSMWRSPNGTIRNILNGTVFREPILCKNIPRILSGWKKPICIGRHAFGDQYRATDTIINGPGKLKMVFVPDGGEPVELNVHDFKGPGVALAMYNVDESIRAFAESSMAMALSKKWPLYLSTKNTILKKYDGRFKDIFQEVYEENWKEKFEENSIWYEHRLIDDMVAYAVKSEGGYVWACKNYDGDVQSDFLAQGFGSLGLMSSVLLSSDGKTLEAEAAHGTVTRHFRLHQKGQETSTNSIASIFAWTRGLEHRAKLDKNDRLLDFTQKLESACVETVESGKMTKDLALLSHGPKVTREFYLSTEEFIDAVAQQLQEKIKLPAAL; encoded by the exons ATGCGCCACCTGCTCCTGCCTCGCCGCCTCATCCCCATGGCTCCCctgccctcctccgccgcgaccAAAGCCCTCCTCTTAAACCCCGCCCCGGTCCCCGCCCGCGGCCGCCTCCACTCCCCGCTCGCCTGTCTCCCTGCCCCGGGCGGCCGCTCGTTCCGTGGCGCTTCGCTCCGGTGctatgccgccgccgcggcggtggccgagCACCAGCGCATCAAGGTCCAGAACCCCATCGTCGAGATGGACG GTGACGAGATGACGCGGGTCATATGGAAGATGATTAAGGATAAG CTTATCTTCCCGTACCTAGAACTGGATGTCAAGTACTTCGACCTTGGAGTGCTCAACCGGGACGCCACCGATGATAAGGTCACTGTCGAGAGTGCCGAGGCTACGTTGGA GTACAATGTTGCCGTCAAGTGTGCTACAATTACTCCTG ATGAAACAAGAGTTAAAGAGTTCAAGCTCAAGTCAATGTGGAGGAGCCCAAATGGCACCATCAGGAATATTCTAAATG GAACTGTTTTCCGGGAGCCCATCTTGTGTAAAAATATTCCACGGATACTTTCTG GTTGGAAGAAACCCATCTGCATAGGAAGGCATGCATTTGGAGACCAGTATCGAGCTACTGATACAATTATTAATGGTCCAGGAAAGCTTAAGATGGTTTTTG TCCCTGATGGGGGTGAGCCGGTGGAACTAAATGTTCATGATTTTAAAGGGCCTGGAGTTGCGTTGGCAATGTATAATGTTGACGAG TCTATTAGGGCATTTGCTGAGTCATCAATGGCAATGGCTCTTTCAAAGAAATGGCCCCTTTATCTGAGCACCAAGAATACTATACTAAAAAAATATGATGGCAG ATTCAAGGACATCTTTCAAGAGGTATATGAAGAGAATTGGAAGGAGAAGTTTGAGGAGAACTCAATATG GTATGAGCACCGGTTGATTGATGACATGGTGGCATATGCTGTGAAAAGTGAAGGTGGGTATGTCTGGGCGTGCAAAAACTATGATGGAGATGTTCAGAGTGACTTCCTTGCCCAAG GTTTTGGTTCCTTGGGTTTGATGTCATCTGTTCTG TTATCTTCTGATGGGAAGACATTAGAGGCAGAAGCTGCTCATGGGACTGTCACTAGACATTTCAGGCTACATCAGAAGGGACAGGAGACGAGTACCAATAGCATAGCTTCTATATTTGCTTGGACTCGTGGATTAGAACATAG AGCAAAGCTGGATAAAAATGATAGGTTGCTGGATTTCACTCAGAAGCTTGAATCTGCATGTGTTGAAACAGTTGAATCTGGAAAAATGACGAAGGATCTCGCGCTTCTTAGCCATGGCCCCAA GGTAACAAGGGAGTTTTACCTGAGCACGGAGGAATTCATTGATGCTGTCGCTCAGCAGCTTCAAGAAAAGATTAAGTTACCGGCTGCGTTATAA
- the LOC100832099 gene encoding glutaredoxin-C6, with translation MGIASSSSSTPESRTMALAKAKEIVASAPVVVFSKSYCPFCVKVKQLFTQLGASFKAIELDKESDGAEMQSALAEWTGQRTVPNVFINGKHIGGCDDTVALNNGGKLVALLTEAGAIAGSASKATMTA, from the exons ATGGGCATcgcttcctcctcgtcttccacCCCGGAATCCAGAACCATGGCGCtcgccaaggccaaggagatcgtcGCGTCCGCTCCCGTCGTCGTCTTCAG CAAGTCTTACTGCCCTTTCTGCGTAAAGGTGAAGCAGTTATTCACGCAGCTTGGAGCAAGCTTCAAGGCTATTGAGCTGGACAAGGAAA GCGATGGAGCTGAGATGCAGTCAGCTCTTGCTGAATGGACTGGACAAAGGACTGTCCCAAATGTTTTCATCAATGGGAAGCACATCGGTGGCTGTGACG ATACTGTTGCTCTGAACAATGGAGGGAAGCTGGTGGCTCTGCTGACGGAGGCTGGAGCAATCGCCGGTTCTGCTTCAAAGGCAACCATGACTGCTTAG
- the LOC100837354 gene encoding uncharacterized protein LOC100837354: MAASSSSSNVRGLEETDDGWVLLPPVAANKPRTRDKPPRTPPPRPHTTTPSPSTSTASGYESAFDPAPDDIVGRYLPLRRALRCDGLPRQIHDADVYGAHHPAFLAAVYPPANDRFERLFFACRGREHAGGRQRRAGPGAYRLASETKLPGLGGSAYCHAFRYYEDAAGSSGSETAKETEWRMDEFCDDHRGSASGAAFDMVVCKVYTARGGAVHRRLQLASHSHSRRDANNNKPQVLVQLYLDSLKLGDPRRCRMHAMDDVFVCGAHPAVLTAAFPVANDRCEWFFAAPRRKRAANGDEEERPRRAGPGAYVPVREFRVAKSGEDGDVGYRRVFRYRDDDSTLRRVSRTEWWMEEYGFGKDFPYGDLPGVGDEEEEELVVYKLYMKMAGDRA, encoded by the coding sequence atggccgcctcctcctcctcctccaacgtCCGCGGGCTAGAGGAGACAGACGACGGCTGGGTCCTCCTGCCCCCGGTCGCCGCCAACAAACCGAGGACGAGGGACAAGCCACCCAGGaccccgccgccacggccgcatACCACGACGCCTAGCCCGTCCACGTCGACAGCCTCTGGTTACGAATCAGCGTTCGACCCGGCCCCGGACGACATCGTGGGCCGGTACCTGCCGCTGCGCAGGGCGCTGCGGTGCGACGGCCTGCCGCGGCAGATCCACGACGCCGACGTCTACGGCGCGCACCACCCGGCTTTCCTCGCCGCCGTGTACCCGCCCGCCAACGACCGGTTCGAGCGGCTCTTCTTCGCGTGCCGCGGGCGAGAACACGCGGGCGGACGGCAGCGCAGGGCCGGGCCCGGCGCGTACCGCCTCGCAAGCGAGACCAAGCTGCCTGGCCTCGGCGGCAGCGCGTACTGCCACGCGTTCCGGTATTACGAGGACGCCGCCGGGTCGTCGGGCTCCGAGACGGCGAAGGAGACGGAGTGGCGCATGGACGAGTTCTGTGATGACCACCGCGGCTCTGCTTCAGGGGCCGCGTTCGACATGGTGGTCTGCAAGGTCTacacggcgcgcggcggggccGTGCACCGGAGGCTGCAGCTCGCCTCGCACTCGCACTCGCGCCGTGACGCTAATAACAATAAGCCGCAGGTGCTCGTCCAGCTCTACCTGGACAGTCTGAAGCTGGGCGACCCGCGCCGGTGCCGGATGCACGCCATGGACGATGTCTTTGTCTGCGGCGCGCACCCGGCGGTGCTCACGGCGGCATTCCCGGTGGCCAACGACAGGTGCGAGTGGTTCTTCGCCGCGCCACGTCGGAAGCGCGCCGCTAACGGAGATGAGGAGGAGCGGCCGAGGAGGGCCGGGCCTGGGGCGTACGTGCCTGTGCGCGAGTTCCGGGTCGCCAAGAGCGGCGAGGACGGGGACGTTGGTTATCGTCGGGTTTTCCGGTACCGGGACGACGACTCGACGCTGAGGCGGGTGTCGCGGACGGAGTGGTGGATGGAGGAGTACGGGTTCGGGAAGGACTTCCCGTACGGCGACCTGCCCGGGGTTggggacgaagaagaagaagagctggTGGTGTACAAGCTGTACATGAAGATGGCTGGAGACCGGGCGTAG